A window from Podospora bellae-mahoneyi strain CBS 112042 chromosome 1 map unlocalized CBS112042p_1, whole genome shotgun sequence encodes these proteins:
- the AMS1 gene encoding Glycoside hydrolase, 38 vacuolar alpha mannosidase (CAZy:GH38; COG:G; EggNog:ENOG503NW9D; BUSCO:EOG092607QZ): MGGENLCGNGPRSDYPIRAPKPVGQYISQIYKSRIGQFYARGQYANENLLSMMNDAVVYGEPHVQLWVWHAPGQTRPTFKEAVSHDFEKTKVGASFGPSWTTHWFRVKITVPDNVRDQELVEFHWDANNEGLIWSEDGEPLQGLTGGGERVEWVLPKPFLDGKEHTFYVEMACNGMFGIGQGDLIAAPDPNRYYTVERANIVAVNLDARGLHIDTWIIGDAAKEFPSDSPEQHHALDVYNRIIEAFEPGNKDSLKTCRKIAQEYLGPDVDSHKVYESDKKPLVFGIGHCHIDSCWLWPFDETKRKVARSWSNQCNLMERYPELNFACSQAQQYKWLKELYPYVFERVKQKVKDGQFHPIGGSWVEHDTNLPSGESLVRQFVYGQRFFEENFGKRCQTFWLPDTFGYSSQLPQLCRLAGMTRFLTQKLSWNNINKFPHTTFNWVALDGSQVICHMPPAETYTAEAHFGDVKRSMSQHKSLDQDPTSLLVFGKGDGGGGPTWQHLEKLRRARGISDTVGLLPRVHMGSSVDDFFDHLEAKGDKLVTWYGELYFELHRGTYTTQSNNKRNNRRAEDALRAVELLATIASIEGHCAYPKKEIDEMWESVLLCQFHDCLPGSSIEMCYHDSDEIYKKVFKTAEKILGEATGLREATADAVTSNTGVAFTSLPWSRHEIVELADGELAVASGPGPFMKLRPFSLESEETLVTLEQPSPDVFVLQNTQLKVKLESGLITSLYDLKANREIIPKGQKANRYVIFDDKPLYWQAWDVEVFHLDSRKELSTSETKIHEQKKHRVSVITKTKISDKSYIETVISLSACSPSQQSFVEVSSKVEWHETMKFLKVEFPVDIRNTEASYETQFGIVRRPTHYNTSWDMAKFEVCSHRFADLSEHGYGVSVLNDCKYGFATSGNLMRLSLLRSSKAPDAHADMGTHHIRWGILPHQGGLSHVTVRKGYEFNNPLKIFEVENLGDVKSWLRTRRVWLDSESDEGLVLDTVKRGEDDEKTGEENVILRMYDSLGGLARGRVKSVWGIKRVTKVNLLEDEVEEVEVDGDGFGVELKAFEVATYKLELDH, translated from the exons ATGGGCGGCGAAAACCTCTGCGGGAATGGTCCTAGAAGTGACTATCCCATCCGGGCTCCCAAACCAGTCGGCCAGTACATCAGCCAAATCTACAAGTCTCGCATCGGCCAATTCTACGCCAGGGGCCAATATGCCAACGAAAACCTCCTTTCCATGATGAACGATGCCGTCGTCTACGGCGAGCCTCATGTCCAACTCTGGGTTTGGCACGCTCCTGGACAGACCAGGCCAACCTTCAAAGAGGCCGTCTCTCATGACTTTGAAAAGACCAAGGTCGGCGCCAGCTTTGGTCCATCATGGACCACTCATTGGTTCAGGGTCAAGATCACAGTCCCGGACAATGTTCGCGATCAGGAGCTGGTCGAGTTTCACTGGGACGCCAACAACGAGGGTTTGATCTGGTCCGAGGACGGCGAGCCTCTCCAGGGCCTcactggcggcggcgagcgaGTGGAGTGGGTTCTTCCCAAGCCCTTCCTTGATGGAAAGGAACACACCTTCTACGTCGAGATGGCTTGCAACGGCATGTTTGGCATTGGCCAGGGTGACCTCATCGCTGCCCCCGACCCGAACAGGTACTACACCGTCGAGAGAGCCAACATTGTGGCGGTCAACCTGGACGCTCGCGGCCTGCATATCGATACTTGGATCATTGGCGACGCCGCCAAAGAGTTCCCCTCGGATTCCCCTGAGCAGCATCATGCTCTGGATGTTTACAACAGGATTATCGAGGCCTTCGAGCCCGGCAACAAAGACTCGCTCAAGACGTGCCGGAAGATTGCTCAGGAGTACCTCGGCCCCGATGTCGACTCACACAAGGTGTACGAGAGTGACAAGAAGCCTCTTGTCTTTGGTATTGGCCACTGCCACATCGACAGTTGCTGGCTCTGGCCATTTGATGAGACCAAGCGCAAGGTTGCCCGATCATGGTCCAACCAGTGCAATTTGATGGAGAGGTATCCCGAGCTTAACTTTGCCTGCTCCCAAGCCCAGCAGTACAAGTGGCTCAAGGAACTGTACCCCTATGTCTTTGAGCGTGTCAAGCAGAAGGTCAAGGATGGCCAGTTCCACCCCATCGGCGGCAGCTGGGTTGAGCACGACACCAACCTGCCCAGCGGCGAGTCTCTTGTCCGTCAGTTCGTGTACGGCCAGCGCTTTTTCGAGGAAAACTTTGGGAAGCGCTGTCAGACCTTCTGGCTGCCCGACACCTTTGGATACTCCAGCCAGCTCCCTCAACTGTGTCGGCTGGCCGGCATGACGCGCTTCCTCACCCAGAAGCTCAGCTggaacaacatcaacaagttCCCGCACACCACTTTCAACTGGGTTGCTCTGGATGGCTCACAGGTGATATGCCACATGCCGCCGGCTGAAACATACACGGCGGAGGCCCACTTCGGCGATGTCAAGCGTAGCATGTCGCAGCACAAGTCTCTTGACCAGGACCCGACCTCGCTTCTTGTTTTTGGAAAGGGagacggtggcggcggtccTACCTGGCAGCATCTCGAGAAGCTCCGCCGCGCTCGTGGTATCAGCGACACGGTAGGCCTTCTCCCTCGGGTGCACATGGGCAGCTCGGTCGATGACTTCTTCGATCACCTCGAAGCCAAGGGTGACAAGCTCGTGACGTGGTATGGCGAGCTGTACTTTGAATTGCACCGCGGAACATACACCACTCAGTCCAACAACAAGCGCAACAACCGCAGAGCCGAAGATGCGCTCCGTGCTGTCGAGCTGCTGGCTACCATTGCCTCTATCGAGGGACACTGCGCCTAtcccaagaaggagattgatgaGATGTGGGAGTCGGTTCTTCTTTGTCAGTTCCACGACTGCTTGCCCGGAAGCTCGATTGAGATGTGCTATCATGATTCTGATGAG ATTTACAAGAAGGTTTTCAAGACCGCCGAGAAGATTCTCGGCGAGGCTACAGGCCTCCGTGAAGCCACCGCCGATGCTGTCACGTCAAACACTGGTGTGGCATTCACCTCGCTTCCGTGGTCGCGTCACGAGATAGTCGAGCTTGCCGATGGCGAGCTTGCCGTCGCTTCCGGCCCAGGCCCCTTTATGAAACTTCGGCCTTTCTCCCTTGAGAGCGAGGAAACGCTGGTGACGCTCGAACAGCCATCCCCGGATGTGTTTGTGCTCCAGAACACCCAGTTGAAGGTCAAGCTCGAGAGCGGCCTCATCACATCGCTCTACGACCTGAAGGCCAACCGAGAGATCATTCCCAAGGGACAGAAGGCCAACCGATACGTCATTTTTGACGACAAGCCTCTGTACTGGCAGGCTTGGGATGTCGAGGTGTTCCATCTCGACAGCCGCAAGGAGCTCTCGACTTCTGAAACTAAAATTCATGAGCAGAAGAAGCACCGCGTCAGCGTCATTaccaagaccaagatcaGCGACAAGAGCTACATCGAGACGGTGATTAGTCTTTCGGCGTGCTCTCCCAGCCAACAGTCGTTCGTCGAGGTCAGCAGCAAGGTGGAGTGGCACGAGACGATGAAGTTTCTCAAGGTTGAGTTTCCCGTGGATATCCGCAACACGGAAGCGAGCTATGAAACCCAGTTTGGTATCGTGCGGAGGCCTACTCACTACAATACGAGCTGGGACATGGCCAAGTTTGAGGTTTGCTCGCATCGGTTTGCGGATTTGTCGGAGCATGGCTATGGTGTTTCTGTTTTGAACGACTGCAAGTATGGGTTTGCCACGAGCGGGAATCTGATGAGGCTGTCGCTGCTGAGGAGCTCCAAGGCTCCTGATGCGCATGCTGATATGGGAACTCATCACATCCGGTGGGGAATTTTGCCGCATCAGGGGGGGCTGAGCCATGTTACTGTGAGGAAGGGGTACGAGTTTAACAACCCGCTCAAGATTTTTGAGGTGGAGAACCTGGGGGATGTCAAGAGTTGGTtgcggacgaggagggtgtggtTGGACAGCGAGTCggatgaggggttggtgctggacACGGtcaagaggggggaggatgatgagaagacgggggaggagaatgtGATTTTGAGAATGTATGACAGTCTTGGGGGGCTGGCGAGGGGTAGGGTGAAGAGTGTGTGGGGGATCAAGAGGGTGACCAAGGTGAATTtgctggaggatgaggttgaggaggtggaggtggatggggatgggtttggtgttgagctGAAGGCTTTTGAGGTGGCGACTTACAAGTTGGAGTTGGACCATTAA
- the YDJ1 gene encoding Type I HSP40 co-chaperone (EggNog:ENOG503NW8I; COG:O) — MVKEAKYYEILGVSPNATEQELKKAYKISALKFHPDKNPNNPEAEHKFKEVSHAYEILSDPQKRQIYDQYGEAGLEGGAGGGGGMAAEDLFAQFFGSGGFGGGLGGMFGGGTQNRGPSKAKTIHHVHNVSLEDIYRGKVSKLALQRSIICPKCEGRGGKEGAVRKCTTCDGHGMKTMMRQMGPMIQRFQTVCPDCNGEGELVKEKDRCRGCMGKKTVVDRKVLHVHVDRGVRSGTKVEFRGEGDQAPGILAGDVVFQIEQKPHPRFERKEDDLLYNAEIDLVTALAGGTIYIEHLDERWLSVDILPGEAISPGTVKMIRGQGMPSYRHHDFGNMYIRFSVKFPEKGWTQDEAAFEALRKCLPSPEIINTPPANAMTEPADIEDVDASSKGGFGGATAMDEDEDDGHPHAERVQCASQ; from the exons ATGGTTAAGGAAGCGAAATACTACGAGATCCTTGGC GTCTCGCCAAATGCGACGGAGcaggagttgaagaaggcgtACAAGATTTCCGCCCTCAAGTTCCACCCAG ACAagaaccccaacaacccggAGGCCGAGCACAAGTTCAAGGAGGTTTCACATGCTTACGAGATTCTTTCCGACCCACAAAAACGCCAGATCTATGACCAGTATGGCGAAGCTGGTCTTGAGGGCGgtgccggcggcggtggcggcatGGCTGCTGAGGATCTGTTTGCCCAGTTCTTTGGTTCcggcggcttcggcggtggtcttggtggcatgttcggcggcggcacgCAGAATCGCGGGCCAAGCAAGGCCAAGACCATCCACCACGTTCACAACGTCTCCCTCGAGGACATTTACCGCGGCAAGGTCTCCAAGCTTGCCCTTCAGCGCTCCATCATCTGCCCCAAGTGCGAGGGTCGCGGGGGCAAGGAAGGTGCCGTTCGCAAGTGCACAACTTGCGACGGTCACGGTATGAAGACTATGATGCGCCAGATGGGTCCCATGATCCAACGCTTCCAGACCGTTTGCCCAGACTGCAACGGCGAGGGTGAACttgtcaaggagaaggacaggTGCAGAGGGTGCATGGGCAAGAAGACGGTGGTTGACAGGAAGGTTCTCCATGTCCACGTTGACCGTGGCGTGAGAAGCGGTACCAAGGTGGAATTCCGTGGTGAGGGTGACCAAGCGCCAGGCATCCTTGCGGGTGATGTCGTTTTCCAGATTGAGCAGAAGCCACACCCTCGCTTCGAGCGCAAGGAGGACGACCTGCTTTACAACGCCGAGATTGATCTCGTAACGGCTCTTGCTGGTGGAACAATTTACATCGAGCACCTTGATGAGAGGTGGTTGAGTGTTGACATTCTGCCTGGCGAGGCTATCTCACCTG GCACCGTGAAGATGATCCGCGGGCAAGGTATGCCATCATACCGTCACCACGACTTTGGCAACATGTACATCCGATTCAGCGTCAAATTCCCCGAGAAGGGCTGGACTCAAGACGAGGCCGCCTTTGAGGCCCTTCGGAAGTGCCTCCCATCGCCAGAGATCATCAACACACCCCCTGCTAATGCCATGACGGAACCGGCTGATATCGAGGATGTGGACGCCAGCTCCAAGGGTGGCTTTGGCGGGGCCACTGCCatggatgaggacgaggatgatgggcaCCCGCATGCGGAGCGCGTACAGTGCGCTTCGCAGTaa
- a CDS encoding uncharacterized protein (EggNog:ENOG503PB7K), with product MMAAPMPGPLSFNPQIPVTPPPDHHMFTKGLFPPNAFQQPEHHNHNHQHHSQPPQQYRGIGLGLQHHEPTPSNSTTSGPHIKSEGDPPSLTSPRPSSRSTMQPPPPQLRTSPTFPPSYPSSKPQQHQQQPGFPPTTVGIDPATAAQAAVDPRYIAMASRIASYYQQRCQAVANFQQQRCQQWAAAQRAKCQEMTQAAMLVVAWYIRDRINRRRKRQKKTFKRALNNKNSAKSKVTKGETVRNWVMGVPLEKEDFVPGRELPKDAQERDFDMDRMGEREEDRDGRLFEVADGLIKSQLARVEVPFLGLVGFEESESEESEGESEMSYEEEELEEGEEYEEEEEEYEEEEEHVRMGKGKEEENTMGSLSKDAQLGTVEGTDRRKSRESSVL from the coding sequence ATGATGGCGGCGCCAATGCCAGGGCCGCTTTCCTTTAACCCCCAGATTCCcgtcacccctcccccggaCCACCACATGTTCACGAAAGGGCTCTTTCCACCAAACGCCTTTCAACAACCAGAGcatcacaaccacaaccaccaacatcacagccaaccaccacagcaatACCGCGGAATCGGTTTAGGATTACAACACCACgaaccaaccccatcaaacTCCACAACCTCCGGCCCACACATCAAATCCGAAGGTGATCCCCCCAGTCTCACCTCCCCAAGACCATCCTCCCGATCAACAatgcaaccaccaccaccccaactccgaacctccccaacattccccccttcctatccctcttccaaaccccaacaacaccaacaacaaccaggtttcccccccaccacagTCGGAATCGACCCCGCCACAGCAGCCCAAGCGGCTGTCGACCCCCGCTACATAGCCATGGCCTCCCGCATAGCCTCGTACTACCAACAGCGCTGCCAAGCGGTAGCCAacttccagcagcagcgctgCCAGCAGTGGGCCGCTGCCCAGAGAGCAAAATGCCAGGAGATGACGCAGGCGGCGATGCTGGTCGTGGCGTGGTATATCAGGGACCGTATCAATAGGCGGAGAAAACGGCAGAAAAAGACCTTCAAGCGGGCGCTCAATAATAAAAACAGCGCCAAGAGTAAGGTGACGAAGGGGGAGACGGTGAGGAATTGGGTGATGGGTGTTCctttggagaaggaggatttTGTGCCGGGGAGGGAGCTGCCTAAGGATGCACAAGAAAGAGATTTTGATATGGAtaggatgggggagagggaggaggatagggatgggaggttgtTTGAGGTGGCGGATGGGTTGATTAAGAGCCAgctggcgagggtggaggtgccgtttttggggttggtggggtttgaggagagtgagagtgaggagagtgagggtgagagtgagatgagttatgaggaagaggagttggaagagggggaggaatacgaggaggaggaggaggaatatgaagaggaggaagagcatgtgaggatggggaaggggaaggaagaggagaataCTATGGGGAGTTTGAGCAAGGATGCGCAGTTGGGGACGGTAGAGGGAACGGATAGGAGGAAGAGTAGGGAGAGTAGTGTTTTATGA
- the msh1 gene encoding MutS protein 1 (COG:L; EggNog:ENOG503NVM1) produces MLSSRPPPVPRLRIACLAQTTRCHPRCGPATVGRCGVRHVTTALFSGPSAASGTRAARLAPLQHLQLRGKKTTVVKLDELPQGLIVPPETPAPVEQDDEPQYPTVVQQARRNMQKFDNCVLLTRVGGFYELYFEHADEYGPLLNLKVSQKKTNAGPVSMAGFPFFQLDRFLKILVQDLNRHVAIAEEFPNDASAKIRSGGLMHDRRVARIVTPGTLIDENFMDPYANNYVMAVHLPEKAELSDHVRRQAGQQAINTPDPADDAPTRIGLAWLDLSTGYFFTQPATLASLGSVLSRVSPREVVLDKALESAEDQGIASILQEESYLVTYSPQGEFQSLDDWQPMLEGKIPAKEAKKFTEEEVDAGSLLLHYVGDRLQGLSMKLQPPVRHVNMEVMNIDKNTMRSLEIKETVRDGTFKGSLLYAIRRTATKSGARLLNQWLSFPSTSLKAINARLDLVERFIQDEELRDAIIVLLRRSHDSQRLVQKFALNRGDADDLLQLASTIKSTEDIVALLEASIASQPEEAKSAPPEEDATPEEEEEEDEDPLATLLSRVSLKSPLKLAHSIRSAIDEENLVQQHQLEDSRAGELLSLAQEIVSSEATEEDGTILPKSRLPSSSSPSQKPNRRKIPSIRDHYSEEAELFIMQPRASRLLSSLHKQLASLKSQKEELCLSLRRELNLPSLTLKWTPQLGHICHVKGRDSLSSPVSDTPSIRTLSTSRSTRSFHHPAWSSLGDSLSQTRLAIRAEESRVFASLRQSVILNLVKLRRNAAVLDELDVLTSFASLAREKNLVRPILNTSTATIIVGGRHPTVESALQEQGRTFTKNDLFLSSPSSPSQHGRIWLITGPNMAGKSTFLRQSALITILSQIGSFIPADHAQLGLVDAIFSRLGSSDNLYASQSTFMVEMLETSTILRQATPRSFVIMDEIGRGTTPQDGTAVAFASLHHLVKVNRCRALFATHFHDIAGLIKEQNLTVQDGGQDGAVEMYCTDVEEDENGGFAYVHKLQKGVNRTSHALKVARLAGLPDKAIQAAREVLERNGL; encoded by the exons ATGCTGTCCTcgcgaccaccaccagttcCTCGCCTCCGGATAGCGTGTCTCGCCCAGACAACTCGCTGCCACCCGCGCTGTGGTCCCGCCACCGTCGGGCGGTGTGGTGTCCGACATGTAACCACGGCCTTGTTTTCTGGACCCTCTGCTGCGTCTGGAACGCGTGCGGCTCGTCTGGCTCCCTTGCAACACCTTCAGCTCCGCGGCAAGAAAACTACCGTCGTCAAGCTGGACGAGCTGCCACAGGGACTGATCGTACCACCAGAGACGCCGGCTCCAGTGGAACAAGATGACGAGCCCCAGTACCCGACAGTGGTGCAGCAGGCCCGCCGCAACATGCAGAAGTTTGACAATTGCGTGCTGCTCACCCGTGTCGGCGGCTTCTACGAGCTGTACTTCGAGCACGCCGATGAGTACGGCCcgctcctcaacctcaaagtCTCACAGAAGAAGACAAACGCCGGCCCCGTATCCATG GCCGGCTTTCCATTCTTCCAGCTGGATCGCTTTCTCAAGATCTTGGTCCAAGACCTCAACCGCCATGTAGCCATTGCTGAAGAGTTCCCCAACGATGCCTCGGCCAAGATCAGGTCTGGTGGGTTGATGCATGACCGTCGAGTGGCCCGTATTGTCACTCCCGGCACCCTCATCGATGAGAACTTCATGGATCCTTATGCAAACAACTATGTAATGGCCGTTCATCTGCCCGAGAAAGCGGAATTATCGGACCATGTGAGGCGCCAAGCGGGGCAGCAAGCCATCAACACGCCAGACCCGGCCGATGATGCCCCGACCCGTATCGGTCTAGCATGGCTGGATCTGTCGACCGGCTATTTCTTCACTCAGCCGGCCACTCTAGCATCGCTCGGCTCCGTGCTGTCTCGGGTGTCCCCTCGGGAGGTTGTTCTGGACAAGGCCCTCGAGTCTGCCGAGGATCAGGGGATCGCGTCTATCCTGCAGGAGGAGAGCTACCTGGTGACGTACTCTCCCCAAGGTGAGTTTCAGTCGCTAGACGACTGGCAGCCCATGCTGGAGGGTAAAATCCCGGCGAAGGAGGCCAAAAAGTTTacagaggaggaagtagATGCCGGCAGTCTGCTGCTCCACTACGTGGGAGATCGGCTTCAGGGGCTGAGCATGAAGCTCCAGCCACCGGTTCGCCATGTAAACATGGAGGTGATGAATATTGACAAGAATACCATGCGGTCACTTGAAATTAAGGAGACTGTCCGGGATGGCACGTTTAAGGGGAGCTTGTTGTACGCCATCAGGCGAACGGCAACCAAGAGTGGCGCCCGGCTTCTCAACCAGTGGCTGA GTTTCCCGTCAACATCACTCAAAGCCATCAACGCCAGACTTGACCTGGTAGAGCGCTTCATTCAAGACGAAGAACTTCGAGatgccatcatcgtccttCTCCGCAGAAGCCATGACTCCCAGCGCCTCGTCCAAAAGTTCGCCCTCAACCGCGGCGATGCCGATGACCTACTCCAGCTAGCCAGCACAATCAAATCAACAGAGGACATAGTCGCCCTCCTTGAAGCCTCCATAGCCTCCCAACCCGAAGAAGCCAaatcagcaccaccagaaGAAGATGCCACCccggaggaagaagaagaagaagacgaggaccccctcgccaccctcctctcccgcgtctccctcaaatcccccctcaaactaGCCCACTCCATCCGCTCCGCCATCGATGAAGAAAACCTAgtccagcaacaccaactaGAAGACTCCCGCGCCGGCgagctcctctccctcgcccaagaAATCGTTTCTTCCGAAGCCACAGAAGAAGACGgaaccatcctccccaaatcccgactcccctcttcttcttccccttcccaaaaacCCAACCGGAGGAAGATACCTTCAATACGGGACCACTACTCAGAAGAAGCAGAACTCTTCATCATGCAACCCCGCGCCTCCCGCCTTTTGAGCTCACTACACAAACAACTCGCCAGTCTCAAATCCCAAAAGGAAGAGCTCTGCCTGTCTCTCCGTCGGGAGCTGAACCTCCCATCCCTGACCTTGAAATGGACACCCCAGCTAGGGCACATCTGCCACGTCAAAGGTCGGGactctctctcctcccctgTCTCTGACACCCCTTCCATCAGgaccctctccacctcccgcaGCACCCGCTCCTTTCACCACCCGGCCTGGTCATCGTTGGGTgactccctctcccaaacccgCCTCGCTATCAGAGCAGAAGAATCCCGCGTTTTTGCGTCGTTGCGACAGTCGGTGATTTTGAATCTGGTAAAGTTACGACGGAACGCCGCCGTGCTAGACGAGCTAGACGtcctcacctccttcgcctcgCTAGCCCGAGAGAAAAACCTCGTCCGCCCCATCCTgaacacctccaccgccacaaTAATAGTAGGAGGTCGGCACCCCACCGTCGAGTCCGCCCTCCAAGAACAAGGCCGCACTTTTACCAAGAACgaccttttcctttcctccccctcatccccttcccaacaCGGCCGCATCTGGCTCATCACCGGCCCAAACATGGCCGGCAAATCCACCTTCCTCCGTCAGTCCGCCCTCATCACGATCCTCTCCCAGATCGGCTCCTTCATCCCAGCAGACCACGCCCAGCTCGGCCTGGTCGACGCAATCTTCTCCCGCCTCGGCTCCTCGGACAACCTCTACGCCTCCCAGTCCACCTTCATGGTCGAGATGCTCGAgacctccaccatcctccgccaGGCCACCCCCCGCTCCTTCGTCATCATGGACGAGATCGGCCGGGGCACAACGCCGCAAGACGGAACCGCCGTCGCCttcgcctccctccaccacctcgtcaAGGTCAACAGATGTCGTGCGTTATTTGCTACTCACTTCCACGACATCGCCGGTTTGATCAAAGAACAAAACCTGACCGTCCAAGACGGGGGGCAGGATGGTGCGGTGGAGATGTACTGTACCGatgtggaagaagacgaaaaCGGGGGGTTCGCCTATGTGCACAAACTCCAAAAGGGCGTCAACAGGACGAGTCACGCGCTCAAGGTCGCGAGGTTGGCTGGGTTGCCTGACAAGGCCATTCAAGCCGCAAGAGAAGTGTTGGAAAGGAATGGGCTATAG